From a region of the Gottschalkia purinilytica genome:
- a CDS encoding YeiH family protein, whose translation MILKLKNSCITIIPGLIVCSLIAYISNLISTFLPSLGASPIAIFLGLLIGNTFGNKDIYKKGVKFSERDLLSYSIVLLGGTLSINAILELGISGVCFIIIQMIITILGTILIGRSLNFSQNFRLLMASGNAVCGSSAIAATSPVINSNDEDKAISITIVNLIGTILMFILPIVAKLLFSHETVKTSALIGGILQSVGQVVGSGSMVNEQVKDLSTIFKIVRIIFLVFVILSFSIIKKKSSDDNTQADKTNTKSKLNIPWYIFGFFITCSLYSIGIISPYLSKVFKTVSNNFEIIALAGIGMSVNFKTLIKQGLKSSVYALLVAIIQILSAVLLIDIFI comes from the coding sequence ATGATCTTAAAATTAAAAAATAGTTGCATTACTATAATTCCTGGACTTATAGTATGTAGTTTAATTGCTTATATAAGCAATCTAATAAGTACTTTCTTACCTTCTTTAGGTGCATCTCCTATAGCTATCTTTTTAGGACTACTTATAGGAAACACATTTGGTAATAAAGATATCTATAAAAAGGGAGTTAAATTTTCAGAAAGAGACTTATTATCTTACTCAATAGTATTGCTTGGAGGAACCTTAAGTATAAATGCAATTTTAGAACTAGGTATATCTGGTGTATGTTTTATCATAATTCAAATGATAATAACTATTTTAGGAACAATCTTAATTGGTAGAAGTCTAAACTTTTCTCAAAATTTTCGTCTTCTTATGGCAAGTGGTAATGCAGTATGTGGTTCTTCTGCTATAGCCGCTACTTCTCCTGTTATAAACTCTAATGACGAAGATAAAGCTATCTCCATTACAATTGTTAACCTGATAGGAACTATTCTTATGTTTATCCTTCCTATAGTTGCTAAGTTATTGTTTTCTCATGAAACAGTAAAAACTTCTGCTTTAATAGGTGGTATTCTTCAATCTGTAGGTCAAGTTGTTGGAAGTGGTAGTATGGTAAATGAGCAAGTAAAAGATTTGTCTACTATATTCAAAATTGTTCGTATAATCTTCTTAGTATTTGTTATTTTAAGTTTTAGTATTATAAAGAAAAAATCTTCAGATGATAATACTCAAGCTGATAAAACTAATACTAAGTCTAAATTAAACATACCTTGGTATATATTTGGATTTTTTATAACTTGTTCATTATATAGTATAGGAATAATTTCTCCATATCTTTCTAAAGTTTTTAAAACTGTAAGTAATAACTTTGAAATAATTGCACTTGCAGGTATAGGAATGAGTGTAAACTTTAAAACTCTCATCAAACAAGGACTAAAATCCTCAGTTTATGCCTTATTAGTAGCCATTATTCAGATATTATCTGCTGTATTACTCATAGATATATTTATTTAA
- a CDS encoding nucleotidyltransferase family protein — translation MNVEGIVLAAGMSTRAGKYKMTLDIDGKCVIEKCIEGMYDVCSKIIVVGGYRIEEIIRVLNKYPKVEIVFNEDYKTGMFSSVKKGLKYINKDRFFITPGDYPLINKKTYKSMLNVDADIVIPRYNRRKGHPILIKNFLIEDLLQDFKYTNLREFVRTQGFTHIDIGDPGILTDIDTMEDYNMILSSMCR, via the coding sequence ATGAATGTAGAAGGTATTGTTCTAGCTGCTGGTATGTCAACAAGAGCAGGAAAATATAAAATGACATTAGATATAGATGGAAAGTGTGTCATAGAAAAATGTATCGAAGGAATGTATGATGTATGCTCTAAGATAATAGTTGTTGGAGGATATCGTATAGAAGAAATTATACGTGTATTGAATAAATATCCTAAAGTAGAAATAGTCTTTAATGAAGATTATAAAACAGGTATGTTTAGTTCGGTAAAAAAAGGTTTGAAATATATTAATAAAGATCGTTTTTTTATTACTCCTGGTGATTATCCACTAATTAATAAGAAAACATATAAAAGTATGTTAAATGTAGATGCAGACATAGTTATTCCTCGATATAACAGAAGAAAAGGTCATCCTATACTCATTAAGAATTTTCTAATTGAGGACTTACTGCAAGATTTTAAATACACTAATTTAAGGGAGTTTGTAAGAACACAAGGATTTACACACATAGACATTGGAGATCCAGGTATTTTGACAGATATAGATACTATGGAAGATTATAATATGATTTTAAGTAGTATGTGTAGATAA
- a CDS encoding DUF1835 domain-containing protein: MGKVIHIVFSESAEVIFKYAINREKSIVGDKVISFYDNLSNGVIDNPINIDDRVNLLKERNEQYSYIHNNDIDKLKENYDKLYNKISKINDNDTIYLWYGQYDKEICGMIYVLHLLKDKSVNIYTVDVSDIIVRYSKSIILVKSPGGIAPENLDKYMKDARKIDSVEYQNSLNQWEILTKEKSVLRTYRNGKVESVSEDYFDKDILKFTDREYIKSIVVVGNIISNSEIGITDDYIFWRIIQLVNSGKINFKGNFGVIGEMDICISDEGLSYLSKYPKEMEYWNKIKQDLEKSKKFIDDIKNQGRMEERISIAKKLLDVLDIETIAEKTELTIDQIKNFYK; encoded by the coding sequence GTGGGGAAAGTAATTCATATAGTTTTTTCAGAAAGTGCAGAAGTAATTTTCAAATATGCAATTAATAGAGAAAAATCAATTGTCGGAGATAAAGTTATATCTTTTTATGATAATTTATCAAATGGAGTAATAGACAATCCAATTAATATAGATGATAGAGTAAATTTGCTAAAAGAACGTAATGAACAATATTCGTATATTCACAATAATGATATAGATAAATTAAAAGAAAATTATGATAAGCTTTATAATAAAATTTCTAAAATAAATGATAATGATACCATATACCTTTGGTATGGACAATATGATAAAGAGATATGTGGAATGATTTATGTACTTCATTTATTAAAAGATAAATCAGTGAATATTTACACTGTTGATGTTTCTGATATTATTGTAAGATATAGTAAAAGCATAATATTAGTAAAATCACCAGGAGGAATTGCTCCTGAGAACTTAGATAAATATATGAAAGATGCAAGAAAAATAGATAGTGTAGAATATCAAAATTCCTTAAATCAATGGGAAATATTGACAAAAGAAAAATCAGTACTTCGTACTTATAGAAATGGAAAAGTAGAAAGTGTAAGTGAAGATTATTTTGATAAAGATATATTGAAATTTACTGATAGAGAATACATAAAATCCATAGTAGTTGTTGGAAATATAATTTCAAATAGCGAAATAGGAATTACAGATGATTATATTTTTTGGAGAATAATACAACTCGTTAATTCAGGAAAAATAAACTTCAAAGGCAACTTTGGAGTTATAGGAGAAATGGATATATGTATAAGCGATGAAGGATTGAGTTATTTAAGCAAATATCCTAAAGAAATGGAGTATTGGAATAAAATAAAACAAGATTTAGAAAAAAGTAAAAAGTTTATTGATGATATTAAAAACCAAGGCAGAATGGAAGAGAGAATAAGTATAGCAAAAAAATTATTAGATGTGCTAGATATAGAGACTATAGCAGAAAAGACAGAATTAACTATCGATCAAATTAAAAATTTTTATAAATAA
- a CDS encoding DUF421 domain-containing protein — MLLREKNIFSIKDVEYAILEANGKLSVLKKQEQESVTKKDLNVLTSELKYLPSEVVVDGTIVERNLRELNITKDWLYNELRSLGIKSVSEIFYAELQSDGSLYIDKNN; from the coding sequence ATGTTACTTAGAGAGAAAAATATATTTTCTATAAAAGATGTGGAGTATGCTATTCTAGAGGCTAATGGTAAATTAAGTGTATTGAAAAAACAAGAACAAGAATCAGTTACAAAGAAAGATTTAAATGTTTTAACAAGTGAACTGAAATATCTTCCTTCTGAAGTTGTAGTTGATGGTACTATAGTAGAACGTAATCTAAGAGAATTAAATATTACAAAAGACTGGTTATATAATGAACTCAGATCGCTAGGTATAAAATCTGTTAGTGAGATTTTTTATGCAGAGTTACAAAGTGACGGCAGTCTTTATATAGATAAAAATAATTAA
- a CDS encoding DUF421 domain-containing protein: protein MIVSNIIIHSILKTTLIFLVLLALTRIMGRKQMSQLTFFNYVTGITIGSIAANMLTNENSNFIGDLIDLIWWALLTIIIGFIALKLPKLRVIIDGEPTIIIKKGKIEKNSWLN from the coding sequence TTGATAGTATCTAATATTATTATACACTCGATTTTAAAGACAACATTAATCTTTTTAGTATTATTAGCACTTACTAGAATTATGGGAAGAAAGCAAATGAGCCAATTAACTTTTTTTAACTATGTAACTGGAATTACTATAGGGTCCATTGCAGCTAATATGTTGACAAATGAAAATAGTAATTTTATCGGTGATTTAATTGATCTAATTTGGTGGGCACTTTTAACGATAATTATAGGTTTTATTGCTTTAAAGCTTCCAAAATTAAGAGTTATTATAGATGGAGAACCTACAATTATTATAAAAAAAGGAAAAATTGAAAAAAACTCATGGCTGAATTAA
- a CDS encoding aminoglycoside adenylyltransferase domain-containing protein, protein MNERIPNILKPLLNEYVVKLKDCYKDNIFGVYIYNSVALGAFDVNKSDIDILTIINRDFTNEEIVKLKVIHDELKSKFKYAKKMEGMYIRIDNLGKVNSEIEPYVYFENGKLHDSGYYDINYVTWWTLKNNGIEINSPSISELNIDINWNHILLTMNYNLNDYWKKKSDKKLIFLLDEWVEFSVLTLCRILFTLDNKKISSKCEALKYTMNCVPDDWKLLVKEAMRIRENSSKKSLYKSRIRRSKETKKFIKYIINYCNEKYELSSVY, encoded by the coding sequence ATGAATGAAAGAATTCCTAATATTTTAAAACCATTATTGAACGAATATGTTGTGAAGCTTAAAGATTGTTATAAAGATAATATATTCGGTGTATATATCTATAATTCAGTAGCATTAGGGGCATTTGATGTAAATAAAAGTGACATTGATATTTTAACCATTATAAACAGAGATTTTACAAATGAGGAAATAGTAAAATTAAAAGTAATACATGATGAGCTAAAAAGTAAGTTTAAATATGCTAAAAAAATGGAAGGAATGTATATTAGAATCGATAATTTAGGTAAGGTCAATTCTGAAATAGAACCATATGTATATTTTGAAAACGGAAAACTTCATGATTCAGGATATTATGATATTAATTATGTTACATGGTGGACACTAAAAAATAATGGTATTGAAATAAATAGTCCTAGTATTAGTGAGCTTAATATAGATATTAATTGGAATCATATTTTACTAACAATGAATTATAATTTAAATGACTATTGGAAGAAAAAATCAGATAAAAAGCTTATATTTCTTTTAGACGAATGGGTTGAATTCTCAGTTTTAACTCTGTGCAGAATTTTATTTACACTTGATAATAAAAAAATATCATCTAAGTGTGAAGCTTTAAAATATACCATGAACTGTGTACCTGATGATTGGAAGTTGTTAGTTAAAGAAGCTATGCGAATAAGAGAGAACTCATCAAAAAAATCTTTATATAAATCAAGAATAAGAAGATCAAAAGAAACAAAAAAGTTTATCAAATATATAATAAATTACTGTAATGAAAAATATGAATTATCTTCAGTATATTAA
- a CDS encoding cation-translocating P-type ATPase: MDKITLDKDIIGLTSEEVKKRVASGKVNILPDAPSRTVWQIVRANLFTIFNALNIVLASIVFLAGSPKNALFSGVIITNTVVGIVQELRAKKKIESLSLLSSAKATVIRDGKETQVGIEEVVVDDIIVLSAGDQLIVDAVVLEDTQFEVDESLLTGESDSVNKKLGSKLLSGSFVTSGSGLAKVTHVGNDTYTAKLSQEAKKFKLINSELQQSINKIVKIIIWLIIPVGVLLMSTQILCSGKDWQEAALSAVAGIIGMVPEGLVLLTSVTFVVGIIRLSKWKTLVQELPATEVLARVDMLCLDKTGTITEGKLNVVDFIPLNSDGRDKIEEEISALTHAFQRGNPTQDALLEKYKENPNYEIIKKIPFSSARKWSAVSFKGKGSFIIGAPDMILNERYEEIKTEVEEEAKKGRRVILVAKSDEILEDKLPGNLKLVALILIEDVIRKEAPKTLKYFDEQGVNIKIISGDSPITVSAVAKRAGVKGAENYLDARELSSDEKDFSDMIEKNTVFGRVTPHQKRDIIKALQSKGHTVAMTGDGVNDVLALKEADCGIAMAAGSDAAKAVSQLVLLDSNFAALPEVVAEGRRMINNLERVAGLYLTKTIYSILLSFIFGIILLPYPFIPIQLTLISSIVIGIPSFFLALAPNKERVKKGFLYRVLSTTIPKGVVVTLFTLIIFLIAHSKQLPIRDIRTLTVIVAGGIGIMVLIKISKPLNFLRVLLIISMGITFALAFILPLGRSIFVFSKIGLAYLGIAILLVLISSPLINFLIRMFNSMFLGLKKHS; this comes from the coding sequence ATGGATAAAATTACTTTAGATAAAGACATAATAGGATTAACAAGTGAAGAAGTGAAGAAGCGAGTAGCAAGTGGTAAAGTAAATATTCTTCCAGATGCCCCATCTAGAACGGTGTGGCAGATTGTTCGTGCAAATTTATTTACTATATTTAATGCATTAAATATAGTTCTTGCTAGTATTGTCTTTTTAGCAGGTTCTCCTAAAAATGCACTTTTTTCAGGAGTTATAATAACGAATACTGTTGTAGGTATAGTTCAAGAACTTAGAGCAAAGAAGAAGATAGAATCTCTTTCTTTACTTAGTTCAGCTAAAGCTACAGTTATAAGAGATGGTAAGGAAACACAAGTTGGAATTGAAGAAGTGGTAGTTGATGATATTATAGTATTATCTGCGGGAGATCAATTAATTGTTGATGCAGTTGTATTAGAAGATACTCAATTTGAAGTAGATGAATCTCTTTTAACAGGAGAGTCAGATTCAGTAAATAAAAAACTAGGTTCAAAACTTTTATCAGGAAGTTTTGTTACATCTGGAAGTGGTCTTGCAAAAGTTACACATGTGGGTAATGATACTTATACAGCAAAGCTTTCACAAGAAGCTAAAAAGTTTAAGCTTATAAATTCTGAACTCCAACAATCTATAAATAAGATTGTAAAAATAATAATATGGCTCATAATTCCAGTAGGGGTACTTTTAATGAGTACACAGATATTATGTAGTGGTAAAGATTGGCAAGAAGCAGCACTTAGTGCAGTTGCAGGTATAATAGGAATGGTTCCTGAAGGATTAGTGCTCCTAACAAGTGTTACATTTGTTGTAGGTATTATCAGACTTTCAAAATGGAAAACTTTAGTTCAAGAACTACCAGCAACTGAAGTCTTAGCAAGGGTGGATATGTTGTGTCTTGATAAAACAGGGACTATAACAGAAGGAAAGCTAAATGTAGTAGATTTTATCCCTTTAAATTCTGATGGTAGAGATAAGATAGAAGAAGAAATTTCGGCTTTAACACATGCTTTTCAGAGGGGGAATCCTACACAAGATGCATTACTTGAAAAATATAAAGAAAATCCAAACTATGAGATAATAAAAAAAATACCATTTTCATCTGCTAGAAAATGGAGCGCAGTTTCATTTAAGGGAAAAGGAAGCTTTATTATAGGTGCTCCAGATATGATTTTAAATGAAAGATATGAAGAAATTAAGACTGAAGTAGAAGAAGAGGCTAAGAAAGGAAGAAGGGTTATTCTTGTTGCCAAGTCAGATGAAATACTAGAAGACAAACTTCCTGGTAACTTAAAATTAGTGGCTTTGATACTTATAGAAGATGTAATAAGAAAAGAAGCACCTAAAACTCTTAAGTATTTTGATGAACAAGGTGTTAATATAAAAATAATTTCAGGAGATAGCCCTATAACTGTTTCAGCAGTTGCAAAACGTGCAGGAGTTAAAGGGGCAGAAAATTATTTAGATGCTAGAGAACTTTCAAGTGATGAAAAAGATTTTTCAGATATGATTGAAAAGAATACTGTATTTGGGAGGGTGACTCCACATCAGAAAAGAGATATAATTAAGGCTCTTCAGTCTAAAGGTCATACAGTTGCAATGACTGGAGATGGAGTAAATGATGTTTTAGCACTTAAAGAAGCAGATTGTGGAATTGCTATGGCAGCAGGAAGTGATGCAGCAAAGGCGGTCTCTCAACTAGTACTCTTAGATTCAAACTTTGCGGCACTACCTGAGGTTGTTGCTGAAGGTAGAAGAATGATAAATAATCTTGAGAGAGTAGCAGGTCTTTATCTTACAAAAACTATTTACTCCATATTATTATCATTTATATTCGGTATAATATTACTACCTTATCCGTTTATACCTATACAGTTAACATTGATAAGTTCTATAGTAATAGGAATTCCATCTTTTTTCCTTGCTCTTGCACCTAACAAAGAGCGTGTAAAGAAAGGATTTTTATATAGAGTCTTGTCAACTACAATACCAAAAGGGGTAGTAGTGACATTATTTACATTGATAATATTTTTAATAGCACATTCTAAACAGCTTCCAATAAGAGATATTAGGACATTGACTGTTATAGTAGCAGGTGGAATAGGTATAATGGTGTTAATTAAAATATCAAAACCTTTAAATTTCCTTAGAGTACTACTCATAATATCTATGGGAATTACTTTTGCACTTGCATTTATATTACCTCTTGGAAGAAGTATATTTGTGTTTTCAAAGATAGGTCTAGCATATTTAGGAATCGCTATACTCTTAGTGTTGATTTCATCGCCATTAATTAACTTTTTAATTAGAATGTTCAATAGTATGTTTTTAGGATTAAAAAAACACTCATAG
- a CDS encoding BMC domain-containing protein — MAAREALGMIETRGLVPALEAADAMVKAASVTFWGYKSIGGGLVSVIVRGDVGAVNAAIDAGVEAVRLVGELNSVNVIPAPHLELEEALSRKL; from the coding sequence ATGGCAGCACGTGAAGCTTTAGGAATGATAGAAACTCGTGGATTAGTTCCTGCATTAGAAGCGGCAGATGCTATGGTAAAAGCTGCAAGCGTCACATTTTGGGGATACAAATCAATTGGTGGTGGACTTGTTTCAGTTATTGTTAGAGGAGATGTTGGAGCTGTTAACGCTGCAATAGATGCTGGAGTGGAAGCAGTAAGGCTAGTTGGAGAACTTAACTCAGTTAATGTAATCCCTGCACCTCATTTAGAACTTGAAGAAGCTTTATCACGAAAATTATAA
- the msrA gene encoding peptide-methionine (S)-S-oxide reductase MsrA — translation MKEIVFAGGCFWGVEAYMSRINGVVETKVGYANGHAENPTYEEVCTGKTGHAEVCYVKYEEDKISLKELLDKFWKIIDPTILNRQGPDRGTQYRTGIYYIHDEDLDIITKSKEEQQKKYTSQIVTEIEPLNSFYEGEEYHQKYLEKNPNGYCHIDLNI, via the coding sequence ATGAAAGAAATAGTATTTGCAGGTGGATGCTTTTGGGGTGTTGAAGCATACATGTCTAGAATTAATGGAGTTGTAGAAACTAAGGTAGGTTATGCAAATGGCCATGCGGAGAATCCTACATACGAAGAAGTATGTACAGGAAAAACAGGGCATGCAGAAGTATGTTATGTAAAATATGAAGAAGATAAAATAAGTCTAAAGGAACTTTTAGATAAGTTTTGGAAGATAATAGACCCAACTATATTAAATAGACAAGGACCAGATAGAGGAACCCAGTATAGAACGGGAATTTATTATATACACGATGAAGACTTGGACATTATAACTAAAAGTAAAGAAGAACAACAGAAAAAATATACATCTCAAATAGTTACTGAAATAGAACCACTAAATTCATTTTATGAAGGAGAAGAGTATCATCAAAAGTATTTAGAAAAAAATCCAAATGGATATTGTCATATAGACTTAAACATTTAA
- the thiM gene encoding hydroxyethylthiazole kinase, with protein sequence MKSQISLLLENVKRTNPLIHHITNYVTANDCANIVLAIGGSPVMADDFDEVEEMVSVASALVINIGTLNSRTIDSMILAGKKANALNIPVILDPVGVKATKLRTHTVNKLLDEVKFSIIRGNMSEIKAIAGLESNIKGVDSNDTVNGSEDIAKTLALDLKCVIAITGAKDIISNGRKTTIIENGHPLLSKITGTGCMSTSLIGTFSSVTNDYYLASIAGILSMGIAGEMAYDSLDKKDALGTFRVSIIDSISALTSKDILEKSNLEEKYC encoded by the coding sequence ACAAATCCTTTAATACATCACATAACGAATTATGTCACAGCTAATGATTGTGCAAATATAGTTTTAGCAATCGGTGGCTCTCCTGTTATGGCAGACGACTTTGACGAAGTTGAAGAAATGGTATCGGTAGCATCTGCTTTAGTTATAAATATAGGAACATTAAATTCAAGAACTATAGATTCTATGATTCTTGCAGGTAAAAAAGCTAATGCATTAAACATCCCTGTAATATTAGATCCTGTTGGAGTAAAAGCTACTAAACTTAGAACTCATACTGTAAACAAACTATTAGATGAAGTTAAGTTTTCGATAATACGCGGAAATATGTCTGAAATAAAAGCAATAGCAGGACTAGAAAGTAACATTAAAGGTGTTGATAGTAATGATACTGTCAATGGCTCTGAAGATATAGCCAAAACACTTGCTTTAGACTTAAAATGTGTGATAGCAATAACTGGGGCTAAAGATATAATATCTAATGGCAGAAAAACAACTATTATAGAAAATGGACATCCTTTGCTTTCTAAGATTACTGGTACTGGCTGTATGTCAACCTCTTTGATAGGAACATTTTCTAGTGTTACAAATGACTACTATTTGGCTTCTATAGCCGGTATATTATCAATGGGAATAGCTGGAGAAATGGCCTACGATTCATTGGATAAAAAAGATGCTCTAGGAACTTTCAGAGTTTCTATTATAGACAGTATCTCCGCATTAACAAGTAAAGACATATTAGAAAAGAGTAATTTAGAAGAAAAATACTGTTAA
- a CDS encoding nitroreductase family protein, which translates to MNVVEAIESRRSIRKFKEAKLEKEAIEKIISAGIKAPSGKNRQPWRFIVVEGYKKDELVELMRENIYKIKKEGKSIGSCEGSIKAMDESSAVVLVFNPYSKIEEDYSYHRGITDVQSIGACIQNMILVSQDLELGTLWICDVSYISEIITSWATDEKYELIAALAIGYPDQNPYPRPRKEMNEVTTWLE; encoded by the coding sequence ATGAATGTAGTCGAAGCAATAGAAAGTAGACGAAGTATTAGAAAATTTAAAGAAGCAAAATTAGAGAAAGAAGCTATAGAAAAAATAATTTCAGCTGGTATAAAAGCACCATCTGGAAAGAACAGACAACCATGGCGATTTATTGTTGTAGAGGGATATAAAAAAGATGAACTAGTAGAGTTAATGAGAGAAAATATATATAAAATTAAAAAAGAAGGTAAGAGTATTGGTAGCTGTGAAGGTAGTATAAAGGCTATGGATGAATCAAGTGCTGTAGTACTAGTTTTTAATCCATATTCAAAGATAGAAGAGGATTATAGTTACCACAGGGGTATTACAGATGTACAATCTATTGGTGCTTGCATTCAGAATATGATTTTAGTATCTCAAGATTTAGAGCTAGGAACCCTTTGGATTTGTGATGTTTCTTATATATCAGAAATAATAACTTCTTGGGCTACAGATGAAAAATATGAGTTAATAGCTGCATTAGCAATAGGCTATCCAGATCAGAATCCTTATCCGAGACCAAGAAAAGAAATGAATGAAGTTACTACATGGCTAGAATAA
- a CDS encoding LysR family transcriptional regulator → MIEELKTFITVVEHNSFTKAADIIKLSQPSVSLHIKHLEDYFGTVLIKRSIKQKKISITPTGRLLYERAKHIINILEQTREDLKEYHNVIRGTLRIGASLTIGEYFLPSFLGDMIKKYPELKLEVTIENTDTICNMVDNMELDIGLIEGMVPSGKFIHEYFYEDNMVLATPYNYYKNNKKFSIDSLQDQTWISREEGSGTKEYLNVFLTSNRISPKNIIILGSNYAVKEAVKNGLGITLISYHVVKEDIKNKQISIMPTEQKYTRHFSCIFPKGVVMSKGTEVFLDMIKNFQQ, encoded by the coding sequence ATGATAGAAGAGTTAAAAACGTTTATTACAGTAGTAGAACATAACAGCTTTACAAAAGCTGCGGATATTATTAAACTATCTCAGCCAAGTGTAAGTCTTCATATTAAGCATTTAGAAGATTATTTTGGAACGGTTCTTATTAAAAGATCTATAAAACAGAAAAAAATAAGTATTACACCTACGGGAAGATTGTTATATGAAAGAGCAAAACATATAATAAATATATTGGAACAAACAAGAGAAGATTTGAAAGAATATCATAATGTAATAAGAGGAACTTTGAGGATCGGCGCGAGTCTTACTATAGGAGAATACTTTTTACCGTCTTTTTTAGGAGATATGATTAAAAAATACCCTGAATTAAAATTAGAAGTGACAATTGAAAATACAGATACCATATGTAATATGGTAGATAATATGGAACTTGACATAGGATTAATAGAGGGAATGGTACCATCTGGTAAATTTATTCATGAATATTTTTATGAAGATAATATGGTTTTAGCTACACCCTATAACTATTATAAAAATAATAAAAAGTTTTCTATAGATTCTCTCCAAGATCAAACATGGATTAGTCGTGAAGAAGGATCGGGAACCAAAGAATATTTAAATGTTTTTCTTACTTCTAATAGAATATCACCTAAAAACATTATCATATTAGGAAGTAACTATGCAGTAAAAGAAGCAGTGAAAAATGGACTTGGAATAACACTCATATCCTATCATGTTGTCAAAGAAGACATAAAAAATAAACAGATTTCTATAATGCCAACAGAACAAAAATATACAAGACACTTTTCATGTATATTTCCCAAAGGAGTAGTTATGTCAAAGGGAACAGAAGTATTTTTAGATATGATAAAAAACTTTCAACAATAA
- a CDS encoding helix-turn-helix domain-containing protein, whose protein sequence is MFGKRLRALRREKDLTQKELSKKLSTSDRTVGYYETEERNPSLDILGKLADFFDVSVDYLLGRTNIKNIYKYINNNQYNIHISQESIDKNEQLLKEEFGSYNKSINQSLLYDIENLSKDSKKDLEKYIQLLKLKDNFEKNSNSK, encoded by the coding sequence TTGTTCGGTAAAAGATTAAGAGCTCTAAGAAGAGAAAAAGATTTAACTCAAAAAGAATTATCAAAGAAATTAAGTACCTCCGATAGAACTGTAGGATACTACGAAACAGAAGAAAGAAATCCATCACTAGATATTTTAGGAAAACTAGCTGACTTCTTTGATGTTTCTGTCGATTACTTGTTAGGGAGAACTAATATAAAAAACATATATAAATATATTAATAATAATCAATATAATATACATATATCACAAGAAAGTATAGATAAAAACGAACAATTGTTAAAAGAAGAATTTGGTTCATACAATAAAAGCATAAATCAATCTTTACTATATGATATTGAAAATCTAAGTAAAGATAGTAAAAAAGATTTAGAAAAATATATTCAACTTTTAAAACTAAAAGATAATTTCGAGAAAAATTCTAACTCAAAATAA
- a CDS encoding helix-turn-helix transcriptional regulator: MNRVKLYRKKYNLTQLDLSEIIGVTKDYISQIERGRIPGMETANKLAKLFDTTIDELFFEDIKNSKFYNDK, translated from the coding sequence ATGAATAGAGTAAAATTATACAGAAAGAAATATAATCTAACACAATTGGATTTATCAGAGATTATAGGAGTAACAAAAGATTATATCTCTCAAATAGAACGAGGGAGGATACCAGGTATGGAGACGGCTAATAAACTTGCAAAGTTATTTGATACTACAATAGATGAACTTTTTTTTGAAGATATAAAGAACTCTAAGTTCTACAATGATAAATAA